The following coding sequences are from one Aeromicrobium duanguangcaii window:
- a CDS encoding peptidoglycan D,D-transpeptidase FtsI family protein, with translation MNKPIRAMAVVCLLMFMGLLLNANYVQFVQADDLNEKQGNRRVIDEEFSRERGAIIVDGEPIAQSVPTKDRWQFQRKYTDPKLYAPVTGYFSYQYGQAGIERSYNSILSGSDDRLFVNRVIDLIGNDQPQGGSVELTLDAAAQKAAFEGLADLGEDTRGAVVALNPQTGAVLAMVSQPTYNPNQLSSHDADKVTRTMQRLEKDTTQPLTNRGTQTILPPGSTFKVVTAAAALDDLDLSADDEVRGGATLGFPGINYKLVNQGGSTCGGNPISFERALEVSCNVSFGWLAGKVGQEKMSEQATKFGFGERPIEDLPSAVSRFTADPDATLEPPQLAQSGIGQYEVAATPLQMAMVSAAVANDGVLMKPHLVRTVVAPNLSVLEKPEPEELERPMSAGKARELRDMMVAVVDEGTGSPAAIPGVDVGGKTGTAESAPDRPPYAWFIGFAPADDPQVAVAVLVESAQNTSDIAGGRLGGPIARAVMEAVLR, from the coding sequence GTGAACAAGCCCATCCGCGCCATGGCCGTCGTCTGCCTGCTGATGTTCATGGGACTGCTCCTCAACGCGAACTACGTCCAGTTCGTGCAGGCCGACGACCTCAACGAGAAGCAGGGCAACCGCCGGGTCATCGACGAGGAGTTCAGCCGCGAGCGCGGCGCCATCATCGTCGACGGCGAGCCGATCGCCCAGTCGGTCCCGACGAAGGACCGGTGGCAGTTCCAGCGCAAGTACACCGACCCGAAGCTCTACGCTCCGGTGACGGGTTACTTCTCGTACCAGTACGGCCAGGCGGGCATCGAGCGCTCGTACAACTCGATCCTGTCCGGCAGCGACGACCGGCTGTTCGTCAACCGGGTCATCGACCTCATCGGCAACGACCAGCCGCAGGGCGGCAGTGTCGAGCTGACCCTGGACGCGGCCGCGCAGAAGGCCGCCTTCGAGGGTCTGGCCGACCTCGGCGAGGACACCCGGGGCGCGGTCGTGGCGCTCAACCCCCAGACCGGCGCCGTCCTCGCGATGGTCAGCCAGCCCACGTACAACCCCAACCAGCTGTCCAGCCACGACGCTGACAAGGTCACGCGGACGATGCAGCGGCTGGAGAAGGACACGACGCAGCCGCTGACCAACCGCGGCACCCAGACCATCCTGCCGCCGGGCTCGACCTTCAAGGTCGTCACGGCGGCGGCAGCGCTCGACGACCTCGACCTCTCCGCGGACGACGAGGTGCGCGGCGGTGCGACGCTGGGCTTCCCGGGCATCAACTACAAGCTCGTCAACCAGGGCGGCAGCACCTGCGGCGGCAACCCGATCAGCTTCGAGCGCGCCCTCGAGGTGTCCTGCAACGTGTCGTTCGGCTGGCTCGCCGGCAAGGTCGGCCAGGAGAAGATGTCCGAGCAGGCCACGAAGTTCGGCTTCGGCGAGCGTCCCATCGAGGACCTCCCCTCGGCCGTCAGCCGCTTCACCGCCGATCCCGACGCCACGCTGGAGCCCCCGCAGCTCGCGCAGTCCGGCATCGGCCAGTACGAGGTCGCCGCGACCCCGCTGCAGATGGCCATGGTGTCCGCCGCGGTCGCCAACGACGGCGTCCTGATGAAGCCGCACCTGGTCCGCACCGTCGTGGCGCCCAACCTCTCGGTCCTCGAGAAGCCCGAGCCGGAGGAGCTGGAGCGCCCCATGTCGGCCGGCAAGGCCCGCGAGCTCCGCGACATGATGGTCGCCGTCGTCGACGAGGGCACGGGCAGCCCTGCCGCGATCCCCGGCGTCGACGTCGGCGGCAAGACCGGAACCGCCGAGTCCGCACCCGACCGACCCCCGTACGCGTGGTTCATCGGCTTCGCGCCGGCCGACGACCCCCAGGTCGCGGTCGCCGTGCTGGTCGAGTCCGCGCAGAACACCAGTGACATCGCCGGAGGCCGCCTCGGCGGGCCGATCGCCCGCGCCGTGATGGAGGCAGTGCTCCGATGA
- a CDS encoding FtsW/RodA/SpoVE family cell cycle protein: MSAAGATPAWIPRKRRTAELGLLLLAIVIGIGSYAAVGLGIDGTVPAGIYTVGAVYAVVALGAHVAVRRFAGYADPVLLPLVVCLNGIGLVMIYRIDLGLDSIGSPYGPFAQGQLRWTILGVLMFVAVLVLIRDHRRLQQYTYTFGLAAIALLVLPILPLIGSAKRGAQIWIQLGPFSFQPAEAAKIALAIFFAGYLVAKRDALALAGRRILGVDLPRGRDLGPILLGWLISVGILVFQRDLGSSLLFFGLFVVMLYVATERPGWLVVGTGLFAVGAWFGYLAFGHVRARFDAWLDPWADPDQNYQIITALYGLGHGGLLGRGWGQGSPELTPFGFSDFILSSIGEELGLAGLMAVIVIYGLIVERGLRIALTCRDAFGKLLAVGLSVSFALQVFVVAGGVTRLIPLTGLTAPFLAAGGSSIIMNWIIVALLLRISDQTRRPAPEATPFTGDEATQVVKLS; this comes from the coding sequence GTGAGTGCCGCGGGCGCGACCCCGGCCTGGATCCCCCGCAAGCGCCGCACCGCCGAACTGGGTCTGCTGCTGCTCGCGATCGTGATCGGCATCGGCTCGTACGCCGCGGTGGGCCTGGGCATCGACGGCACGGTGCCGGCGGGCATCTACACGGTCGGCGCCGTCTACGCCGTCGTCGCGCTGGGCGCCCACGTGGCCGTCCGCCGGTTCGCCGGCTACGCCGACCCCGTCCTGCTCCCCCTGGTGGTGTGCCTCAACGGCATCGGCCTGGTGATGATCTACCGCATCGATCTCGGGCTGGACTCGATCGGCTCGCCGTACGGCCCGTTCGCGCAGGGCCAGCTGCGCTGGACGATCCTGGGCGTGCTCATGTTCGTCGCGGTCCTGGTGCTGATCCGCGACCACCGCCGGCTGCAGCAGTACACCTACACCTTCGGGCTCGCCGCGATCGCGCTGCTGGTCCTGCCGATCCTGCCGCTCATCGGCAGCGCCAAGCGCGGCGCGCAGATCTGGATCCAGCTCGGTCCCTTCAGCTTCCAGCCGGCCGAGGCCGCCAAGATCGCGCTCGCGATCTTCTTCGCCGGCTACCTGGTCGCCAAGCGCGATGCGCTGGCACTGGCGGGCCGCCGGATCCTCGGCGTCGACCTGCCGCGCGGGCGCGACCTGGGCCCGATCCTGCTCGGCTGGCTGATCAGCGTCGGCATCCTGGTGTTCCAGCGCGACCTCGGCTCGTCGCTGCTGTTCTTCGGCCTGTTCGTCGTCATGCTCTACGTCGCCACCGAGCGCCCGGGCTGGCTGGTCGTCGGCACCGGCCTGTTCGCCGTCGGCGCCTGGTTCGGCTACCTGGCCTTCGGCCACGTCCGCGCCCGCTTCGACGCCTGGCTCGATCCGTGGGCCGATCCGGACCAGAACTACCAGATCATCACCGCGCTCTACGGGCTCGGCCACGGCGGCCTGCTCGGCCGCGGCTGGGGTCAGGGCAGCCCTGAGCTGACGCCGTTCGGCTTCTCCGACTTCATCTTGTCCTCCATCGGCGAGGAGCTCGGCCTGGCCGGGCTCATGGCCGTGATCGTGATCTACGGGCTCATCGTCGAGCGCGGTCTGCGCATCGCGCTGACCTGCCGCGACGCCTTCGGCAAGCTGCTCGCCGTCGGCCTCTCGGTCTCGTTCGCCCTGCAGGTGTTCGTCGTCGCCGGCGGCGTCACCCGGCTGATCCCGCTGACCGGCCTCACCGCGCCCTTCCTGGCCGCCGGTGGATCGTCGATCATCATGAACTGGATCATCGTCGCGTTGCTGCTGCGCATCAGCGACCAGACCCGTCGGCCCGCACCCGAGGCGACGCCCTTCACCGGTGACGAGGCCACCCAGGTGGTGAAGCTGTCGTGA